A window of Bradyrhizobium sp. AZCC 1719 genomic DNA:
GATCAACCGCTGGGTCAGCCGCGTAAAATATTGCGCGCCGTGCAGCGATCGTTCGCCGTCGGAATCGGGATTGTCCGTGTCGAAATCATACAGCAGGATCAGGTCGAGATCGGAAGATGCCGTCATCTCGCGGCTGCCGAGCCGGCCCATCGCGACGATCGCGGTCTCCTGTCCCTTGATGCGGCCGTACTGGGTCGCGAACTGGTCTCTCACCAGGCCGTGCACGGTATGCACGATGCCCTCGGCGACGTCGGCAAAGGCGACGCCGGCGTGCTGGGCGGAAACCGTGCCGGACAGGATCCGCGTGCCGATCAAAAACAGGCTCTCCTGCCCGAACAGCCGCAGGCGATCGAGAAAGTCTTCGTAAGAGTCCGCGTCCTTCAGCGTCGCCGCCAGCCGCGCCGACAATTCCTTTCGGTCCGGCATCGCGCCGAAGAAACGGGGATCGATCAAGCCGTCCATGATCTGCGGCTGGCGCGCCAGCATGTCGCCGAGCCGCGGCGCGGCGCCGAGGATCAAGGCCACCAGCGCGACCAGGTCGCGGTTCTGGCTCAACAGTGAAATCAGCCGGCCGCCGCGCTGCAATGCGCCGAGAAAGCGATCGAACGTGGTCACGGCGTCGTCGGGGTCTTCGGCATGCGCGAGACCGTGGATCAGGCCGGGCACGAATTCGATGAAGGCAGCCTTGGTCGCCTCGTTGCGGAGCGCGCGATAGTTGCCCTGCATCCAGTGCTGCAGGGTGCCAGCCACCGCGACGGGCTTCTTGAAGCCGAGCATCGTCAGGTGATCGAGCAGACGCGCATCCTCAGGCCCACCTGCATAATTGAGCTGCGGCAGCTTCACCGTGCCGGTCGGATCGCCTTCGAACAACTTGCCGTAATGTCCCTGCACGATGTTGAGATGGCCTAGCAAGTCCTTCGCAAAGGCCGCCCGGCTCTCATAGCCGAAGAAGTTTGCAAAGCGCTCCACGGCCTCGGCATCCTCGGGCAGCGCATGGGTCTGCTCGTCCGAGATCATCTGCAGCCGGTGCTCGACGCGGCGCAGGAACTCATAGGCCGCGGTCAACTCGTCGTGGGCCTGAAAGCTGATCCAGTTGCTGGTCGCCAGCACCTGCAACGCATGGAGCGTGGGGCGCACCCGCAGTTCCGGATGGCGGCCGCCGGCAATGAGCTGTTGCGTCTGCGCGAAGAACTCGATCTCACGGATGCCGCCGCGGCCGACCTTAACGTTATGACCTTCGACCGCGATCTCGCTCTGGCCGCGATAGGTCTGCATCTGCCGCTTCATGTCGTGGACGTCGGCGAGCGCGGCAAAATCCAGATGCTTGCGCCAGACGAACGGCGACAGTTCCGCGATCAGCGCCTCGCCCGCCTTGGCGTCGCCGGCGCAAACGCGCGCCTTGATCATCGCGGCGCGTTCCCAGGTCCGCCCTTCCCGCTCGTAATAGTGAAGCGCCGCCTCGGTCGATATCGCCACCTGCGTCGAGGCCGGATCGGGGCGCAGGCGCAGATCGACGCGGAACACGTAACCCTCGCCGGAGCGCTGCTGCAGCAGGCGGGCGAGCGCCTGCGTCACCCGCACGAAGAACGGCGCAGGCTCGATGTCTGCTACCAGCGAGGTGCGGGTGGGATCGAAAAACACGATCAGGTCGATGTCGCTGGAGTAGTTCAATTCGCCCGCGCCCATCTTGCCCATCGCGAGCACGATCAATCCGCTGTCCTCCTCCGGTCGATCATGATTGAGCGCGGTCATGCGGCCGCGCGTGACCTCCTGACGTAGCAGAAAGCGCAGCGCCGTCTGCACGGACACGGTTGCAAGATCGGTCAGCGCCGCCGTCACGCGCATCACCGGCCAGACCCCGCCGATATCGCACAGCGCGATCAATAACGCGGCCTCCGATTTCATGCGGCGAAGCAGATGCATCACGTCGGCCTCGCCCGCGGCAGCGAGTACGTCGCGCGTGCCTTTCTCGATCAGCGAGGTGAGATGTGGTTCCGGGTCGCATGCCAGCAAGCGCAGCAGCCGAGCGGCGTCAGCCCGGATCAGGTCGAACAGGTATGGCGAGAACTCGGCGATGCCAAGCAGGATGGTCCTGGCGAGCGGGCGATCCAGCCACGCCTTGATCTCAGCCGATTGCTCCGGCTCCAGTTCGGCGAGCCAGTCTCCCAGGCGTCGTTCGGCATTACTGCTGGCTGCGATATGCGGCCCGCTGACGAACCGCGCGGCCAAGGCGGAGGAATTCATGCCACCTTCTGTGGCACATCCTGCGTTTGAGCCGCAAGCCTGTCGGCCGCGGCAGATAGCGCCGGGACGACCAGCGTCGCAGTCAGGCCGGGACGGGAATCGCCGAGCCTGAGTTCGCCGCCATGCAAGGTCGCCACCGCGGACGCCAGGCTGAGCCCGAGGCCGGAACCCGGCAGCGTGCGGCTCGCCTCAAGCCGCACGAATCGCTCGACCGCGTGCTTGCGATCGCCTTCGGGAATGCCGGGTCCATGATCGGTGACGCTGAGCAGCACGTGGTCGCCTTCGCGTCGCGCCTCGATCAGGATCTCCCGGGTGCGCGCCGCGGCGGCAGGGTCCAGCGGTTGCACCACCGGCGAGGGCTTGCCGTACTTGATGGCGTTCTCGACCAGATTGGCAAGTGCCTGGCTGATCAGTTCGCGGTTGCCATGCAGCCGCGCGGTCGCGGTTTTGACGCGGAGCGTCATGCCGTCGTCCTCGGCCAGCGGTTCATACAATTCGTGGATGCCCCTGGCGACGTCGGCTGCGTCGAAATCATCCATGTTGCCGCGCGCCTGCCCGGACTCGGCGCGCGCGATCATCAACAGCGCGTTGAAGGTGCGGATCAGGCCGTCGGATTCCTCGATGGTCCGCTCCAGCGCCGCGCGGTATTCGGCCTCGCTGCCCGAACTCGCCAGCGCCTCCTCGGCGCGGTTGCGCAAGCGCGTTAACGGCGTCTTGAGGTCATGGGCGATGTTGTCGGAGACTTCCTTCAGCCCCATCATGAGGGTCTCGATGCGCTCCAGCATGGCGTTGAGGTTTTCCGCGAGACGGTCGAGCTCGTCGCCGGAGCGGCCGACTGGCAGCCGCCCCGAGAGGTCGCCCGCCATGATGCGCCTTGTGGTGCCGGTCATGGCGTCGATCCGTTGCAGCACCCGCCGCGCCACGAAGATACCGCCGCCGATGCCGAGCACGATGACGACCAGCAGCGACCACTGCGCGGCGTTGGCGACGATGCCGAACAGCCGGCGGCGCTCCTCCAGGTCGCGGCCGACCAGGAGACGAAAACCGTTGGTGAGTTCGGTGACACGCACCAGCGCGCGGTGATCCGCGGTGTCCTGCTCGTCGAGCCGGCGATAGCCGGTCTCCGACCAGCCGGTCGAGGCCATCACGCCCGGCGCCAGCGCGCCGACATTGCCGCCGATCGCCTTCCCTTCCGGCGTGGTGACGAGATAGAGGTTGGCGCCCGGCCGCAGTGCCCGGTTGCCAAGCGTGAAGACGAGGCCGCGCAGGCCGCGACGCGTATAGATGTCGGTAATCTCCGCGGTTTCGGCGTTCACCGTGGCGGTGATCTGCTCGTTGATCAGCCGCCGCGTATTCCAGGCGAAATAGCCAAGCAGCGACGCCGCAAACAGCGCGAACAAAAACAGATAGACCAGCGTCAGCCGAAACGCCGTGGTCCGGACCAGTTTACCGAAGGCCGTCACGGATCATGTATCCGGCGCCGCGGATCGTGTGCAGCAAGGGCCGATCAAAGCCCTTGTCGATCTTGGAGCGCAGCCGCGAAATGTGCACGTCGATGACATTGGTCTGCGGATCGAAATGATAATCCCAGACGTTTTCCAGAAGCATGGTGCGGGTCACCACCTGGCCGGCATGCTTCATCAGATATTCGAGCAGGCGAAACTCGCGCGGCTGCAGCGTCAGCTCGTCCTTGCCGCGGGCGACACGATGAGAAAGACGGTCGAGCTCGAGATCGCCGACGCGGTAGGTGGTCTCTTCGGCCGGGCCGACATTGCGGCGCGACAGCACTTCGACGCGGGCCTGCAATTCGGCGAATGAATAGGGCTTTGGCAGATAGTCGTCGCCGCCGGCGCGCAGGCCCTTGATGCGGTCGTCGACCTGGCCGAGCGCGGAGAGGATCAGAACCGGCGTGCGATTGCCCTTCTCGCGCAAGCTCCCGATCACGGACAGGCCGTCGCGCTTGGGCAACATGCGGTCGACCACCAGCACGTCGTAATCGCCGCTCTCGGCCATCGATAGTCCCTCCTCGCCATCGCTGGCGAGATCGGCGACATAGCCGACTTCACGGAACGCCTTGACCAGATAGTCAGCGGACTCGCGGTCGTCTTCGATGATCAACAGGCGCATCTGAGTGACGGGTGTGGGGATTGCTGCGGGGGCGCTCACAGGATTTGGTTCCTCTCACCATGGCGCGACCGCCCTGCACATGCAAGGCGACCGCGCGTTATCGCAATCAAGTGAAAAGAGCGGGCGATGAGGCTGGGGGACCTCACCGCCCTTAGGCCCTTCCGACGGAGGGGGGCGTATTCCGAAGGAAGGTTGCCAGAGGGAGCGAGTTTTGCACCCGCTCCCCGGAAGGAGACGTCGGCGGGGGCGACGAATGCCGGCGTGACCCTCCATCTGGTATCTAGTCCTCGTTTAGCCCTTTGCCAGCGGCACCGCGACGAAGCGCGACGAACCGCCGCTCTTCACGCGCATGAGAACGCTGTTCTTGTTCTCGGTCCGCGCGGCGTCGATTGCCTCACGGACTTCGCTCGGGCTGCCGACGGTCTTGCCGGCGACCTCAAGAATGACGTCGCCTTCCTTGAAGCCGCGCTCGGCCGCCGCACTCTTCGGGTCCACCTCGGTAACCACGACGCCTTCCCTGCCGGCGCCGGCCACGCTGTTGGCGGGCGCCACGGTCAAGCCGAGCTTCGGCACGTCAGTTCCCTTGGTCGCGCCGCCCTTGTCTTCCTTGCCGATGTCGGCCTTGGTCTCGACCGTGTTCGGCAACTGGCCGAGCGTGAGGTTGACGACCTTGTCCTGGCCCTTTTGCAGCACGTTGAGCTTGACCGCGGTGCCGGGTGCGAGACCGCCGATGGTGCGGGCGAGTTCCCTGGCATCCTTGACCGGCTCGCCATTGACGGCGGTGATGACGTCACCGGACTGGATGCCGGCCTTGGCCGCCGGACCATTCTGCTGCGGTTCCGCCACCAGCGCGCCTTGGGCCTTCTTCATGCCGAGACTGTCGGCGATGTCGGAGGTCACCGGCTGGATCTGGACGCCGATCCACCCGCGGCTGACCGAGCCCTTGTCCTTGAGCTGGGCGACTACCGACTTCACCGTCGAGGCAGGGATCGAGAACGCGATGCCGACGCTGCCGCCGGACGGCGAATAGATCGCGGTGTTGACGCCCATCACCTCGCCATTGGTGTCGAATGCCGGACCGCCGGAGTTACCCTTGTTCACGGGCGCATCGATCTGGATGAAATCGTCGTACGGACCGTTGCCGATGTCGCGGCCGGAGGCCGAGACGATGCCGGCGGTCACAGTGCCGCCAAGGCCGAACGGGTTGCCGACCGCGAGCACCCAGTCGCCGATCCGCGGCTTGCTATCGGACAGCTTGGCGAACGGGAAATCGGTGCGGCCCTCGACCTTGATCAGCGCCAGATCAGTGCGCTGATCGGTGCCGATCACCTTCGCGGTGTAGGTCTTGCCGTCTTCCATCGTGATTTCGACCTTGTCGGCGCCGTCAACCACGTGGTTGTTGGTCACGGCATAGCCGTCAGGCGAGATGAAGAAGCCGGAACCCTGACCCGTTACCGGGCCACGAGGGCCACGCGGTCCGCCACGCAGGCCCGGGGGCAAGCCATCCGGACCACCGAAGCGACGGAAGAAACGCTCCATCGGCGAGCCCGGCGGGAACGGCGAGTCATCGTCCTTGTTGGCGCTATCGTCCTTGGAACTCTTGTCCGCGATGTTGATCTTCACCGAAATCACCGACGGCTTCACGCGCTCGACAATGTCGGCAAAACCGATCGGCCGCTCGACCTTGCGGACCTCGGTATTGACCTGCGCGTGCGCCGCGCCGGCAAAGATATCAGCCGGGCCCTGTTGCGGCGAGAAGCCATACACGGCGGCGCCAAGGCCGGCGACAACGGAGGCCATCAGCGCGAACTTGCGGGCGGAGAACAGCGAACGGCGGGCTGCGCCGTTGGACGGTAGCGAGGAAAGATCGACGGGACGTTCGGTCATGTTTCTAAAATCTCCAGAGCGAGAATTCTTCACTTCTACGGTGCGGGGGTGGGGCACCTGTCACATCGGAAGATGGGGCCTGCTGCCTTACCGCGCGCTGGCTAGGGAATTAAACTTTGGTAATGCGGCGGCTTATGGATGCGGCGGAATAGCGCAGGCAATCAATGGGTTAGCGGTGAGTGAAAGGGCCCCAGAGGGCGAACGGCTGCCCTTCCCCAGGCCGCAAGGAGCTAGCGGTCAAAGAGTTCATAAATCTTACGTTAAGCCGCTCCATGCCACAACCTCTGCACGAACAGTGAGAGCGATTGCGGGTCGCCGAAGGCGAGCTTCAATCGCCGCCGTCAACGACAATGATCGGGAAGAAAACCATGGTCAGCGCCGTTTCCAGCCAGGCCCCCACATTGAATCCCCTCGCCTATACGGTTCTCGACGGGGACGACAACTCCAGACAGCCCGCATCGAACGCGACGCCGAACGACAGCGACCGTGGCCCCGCCACGCAGGTATCGTTGTCGCAGGACGCACTGAATCGCGTGAAGGCAGCATTCAAGCAGGGCCCGGACGCCGCGCAGCAAGCTCTGTCTGCCTATTCGCAGACAGCCGAGGATCGTTTCCAAGCACACATAAATGCCATGCATCGCCGGGCGGAGTTGGCCAAGATCAACCACGAGCTCAGAATGCTCGACTGGCGGGAAGAGACAAACAACTCTTTGGCGTCCACGATCAAGTCTATGCAAGAATCTGCCATCAAATGGCAAAATACGACGCCGGTGCCGGCGGTACAGCTGTCGGATGCCGAGATCAGCGCGATTCTGAAGAAGGTCGCGCCGCGCGGCATCGATCCATCCAAGATCGGTGGCGCCGACACCTACTCTTTCGGTGACGATGGAAAAATTTACACCTTCCTGAAGGATGGAACGGCTTGGGTGAATGAGAGCGGGGTGCCCACCTCCGAGGAGCAGAAGCAACGAGGCTATCAGGCCTTCCAAGATACGATGCTGTATTTGTCCACCAGGATTGAATATCCCAGCGTCTCGCGTGCTGACCTGATCGCCAAACGCGACGCACTGACCGATCAATACTGACCGATCAATAACGGCATCAGATCGTTACGGGGACTCGCAACAATCGCACCCCTCGCCCGAAGACCCGCCTCAGCTCTTCTTCATCTTCAGCCGGCCCATGAAATCGCGCTTGCCGAGCGGCACGCCGTTGGTGCGCAGGATGTCGTAGGCGGTGGTGGCGTGGAAATAGAAATTGGGCAGCGAGAACGACATCAGGAAGCCTTCCGCGGTGAAGGGCAGCTTGTGATCGCCGAGGTGAAAGACGACGTCCCGGCCGCCGAGCGCGTTGACTGCCTCCGGAGTCCAACTCTCCAGAGCCTCGCGGGTTTGCGCGACCAGTCCCTGCAATCCCGCATAATCGTACGGCGTCTTGGACGCGGGCGGACGAAACTCTCCGCTTTGCACACCCTCGATGGCGCCGCGCGAATGTTGAGCGACGGAGATGATCTGGAAACGCAACGGCAGCATGTCGGGCGCCAGCCGCGCCTCGACCATGCTATCCGGATCGATGTTGTTGTCGCGGAAATGAACGAGGCCGCGCTCGAGGAAACCGCTGACCGCGCCAAGGGTCTGCAGATAATTCGCCACGCTGGCGTCATAGAGTGAAAAGGCCATGTCGGGTTTCCCCCTTGGTTATGCTTATTTTGACAGGGGATTCATAGCTGAAGCCAGCCCGCTTGCAATGGTGGGCTTAAGCCTTCTTGTCCGGCGCATCGGCTGCGAGCAAGCGCTCCAGCCTCGCCTGTTCCTCTTCCGTCAGATGCAACAGCGAAGGGTCGGTCGCGCTGCCGGTATTCGAACGGCGGCGGCTGTAGAACCAGAGCGCCAGCCCGCCTCCGGCCAAGGCGAGCGGCGGCAGCAGCCACAGCAGCAGCGTATGCGGCGTGAAGCGCGGCTTCAGCAGCACGAACTCGCCATAGCGCGCGACCAGAAAGTCGATCACCTGGCTGTCGCTGTCGCCGGACGCGATCCGCTCGCGCACCAACAGCCGCAGGTCGCGCGCCAGCGGGGCGTCGGAATCGTCGATCGACTGGTTCTGGCACACCATGCAGCGCAGCTCGCGCGACAGGTCGCGCGCACGCGCTTCCTTTGCCGGATCGGCCATGATCTCGTCGGGCTGCACGGCGTGAGCCGGCCCGCAGAGCGTCGCGGCGACAACAAGCACACATGCTGCAATGAGGCGCTTCAAGGCCCTACTCCGCAGGCTGCAGCGCGCGGGCGGCCTTGGCCGGCTTCGGCGCGCCGACGCGCAGGCGGCGATCCGAGAGCGACAGCAGGCCGCCGAACGCCATCAGGACAGGGCCCCACCAGATCAGGAGCACCAGCGGCTTGTGGTAGATGCGCACCGCGATGGCGCCCTCCGCATTGGTGTCGCCGAGCGAAACGTAGAGCTGGCTGGCGCCGCGGGTCAGCAGCGCGGCCTCGGTCGTCGACGAGCCCCGCGTGGTGAAATTGCGCTTCGACGGCGTCATCACCTGGAGCGTTTCGCCGTCGTGGCTGACCGTAAACTGCGCGATCATCTCACGGAAGTTCGGTCCCTGCCGTTGCGTGATGTCGTCGAGCTTCAACTGATAGCCGGCGACGCTCGCGACATCGCGCGGCTTCATCGTGCCGATATATTCGCTGTTCCAGGTGGTCTCGCAGACGATGCCGATCAGCGCGACGCCAATGCCGGCATGCGCGAACGCGGTGCCCCAGGTCGCGCGCGGTAGCCCACGCGCACGGGCCATCGCAGTGGCCAAGGGAACGCGGAACAGCGCCATGCGTTCGGCGAGATCACTCAAGGCGCCGCCAATCACGAATATCGCAAGCCCGATCGCCAGCGGGGCGAGCGTGGCCCCGCCATGGGTCCATGCAAACAGCACCGCAATCGCGACCAGCGCCGCGATGCCGGCCGCGGTCAGCCGCTGCGCCGCGCCGAGGAGATCGCCGCGCTTCCAGGCCAGTAGCGGCGCAAACGGCATGGCGACCAGGAGCGGCACGAACAGCGGCCCAAAGGTCAGATTGAAGAACGGCGCACCGACCGAAATCTTGTCGCCGGTCAGCACTTCCAGCGCCAGCGGATACAGCGTTCCGATAAACACGGTGGCGCAGGCGGAGGTGAGAAAGAGATTGTTGAGCACCAGCGCGCCCTCGCGCGAAACCGGCGCGAACAGCCCGCCCTGCTTCAGCGCAGACGCGCGCCAGGCATAGAGCGTAAGACTGCCGCCGATGAACAGGCACAGGATCAGCAGGATGAACACGCCGCGCGAGGGATCGGTCGCGAATGCGTGCACCGATGTCAGCACGCCCGAGCGCACCAGGAAGGTGCCAAGCAGCGACAGCGAAAACGTCAGGATCGACAGCAGGATGGTCCAGACCTTCAGCGCGTTGCGCTTTTCCATCACGACGGCGGAATGCAACAGCGCGGTGCCGGCGAGCCAGGGCATCAGCGAAGCGTTCTCGACCGGATCCCAGAACCACCAGCCGCCCCAGCCCAGCTCATAATAGGCCCAGTAAGAACCCATCGCGATGCCGAGCGTGAGGAATATCCACGCCACAAGCGTCCACGGCCGCACCCAGCGCGCCCAGGCCGCGTCGATCCGGCCTTCGATCAAGGCGGCGATCGCGAACGAGAACGAGATCGAAAATCCGACATAGCCGAGATAGAGCATCGGCGGATGCACGGCCAGCCCAATGTCCTGCAGCACCGGATTGAGGTCGCGGCCCTCGATCGGCGGGCTCGCGATACGCAGGAATGGATTCGAGGTGACCAGGATGAACAGATAGAACGCAGCCGCGATCCAGCCCTGCACGGCCAGCACATGGGCGCGCAGCGATAGCGGCAAATTGTTGCCGAATGCGGCAACCAGGCCGCCGAACAGCGCCAGGATCGACACCCACAGCAGCATCGATCCTTCGTGATTGCCCCACACGCCGGTGATCTTGTAGAGCAACGGCTTCATCGAGTGCGAGTTCTCGAACACGTTGACGACGGAAAAATCCGAGTTGACGTGCAGCATCACCAGCGCCGTGAACGAGGCCGCCACGAACAGCAATTGCGCCAGGGCCGTGGAGCGCGCGACATTCATCAGCGCAGGATCGCCCCAGCGCGCGCCCAGCATCGGCACCGTGGACTGGATCAGCGCAAGCGCGAGCGCCAGCACCAGCGCGTAATGCCCGGCTTCCGCGATCACTTCGCGGTCCCCTGCACCGGCGCTGATGCGGCCGTGGCGCCGGGCTTTGCGCCATAGTCGTCCTTCCAGTGCCCCTGCTTCTTCAGGGCATCGGCGACGTCCCTGGGCATATAGGTTTCGTCATGCTTGGCCAGCACGGTATCGGCCTTGAACACGCCTGACGCATCGAGCGCGCCCTCGGCGACGACGCCCTGCCCTTCGCGGAACAGGTCCGGCAACATTCCCTTATAGGCGACCGGCAACGTGGCGCTGCCGTCGGCGATGCTGAAGTTCACGGCGAGGTTGTCGCCGCGCACCAGCGAGCCCGGCTGCACCAGGCCGCCGAGGCGGAACCGCTTGCCGGGCGGAATCTGCTTTTCCGCCGCCATGGTCGGTGTGGAAAAGAACACGATGGAATCGCGCATCGCGTTCAGCACCAGCCCCGCCGCGACCGCAAGCACCGCGAGCGAACCGCAGATCATGGTCAAACGCCGCTGCTTGCGCGTCATCAATATCCCCTGCCTTCGTGTTTGGGTTCCGCCATTCGGCCCTACCCATCAAGCCCGAGATTTTTCAGGCCTTCATTGAGCTGGCGCAAGCGTTCGGTATCGCCCGCGACCGCCTGGCGCGCTTCGGTGCGCGCGCTCGTCGCCTTGTCGCGTTCGCCCATCACCATATAGGCCCGCACCAGCCGCAACCAACCCTCGACATCGCTGCCGTCCTGCTTCAGCCGCGCCGCCAGCCGATCGACCATGCCGCGGACCATCGTCCCGCGTTCGGCCTCGTTCATGTCCCTGGCGGCGGCCATTGCATCATCGGAGAGCGCCGGCGCGACGGGGGCGCCGACCCGGGTCAGCGCCGCCTCGATCAGCGGCCGCCACGGCGCGTCGGCCGGCGCCTTTGACAGCATCGCCCGCCAGATCGCCGCAGCGTCCGCCTTCCGGCCGTCCTGTTCGGCAGCGAGCCCGAGGAAATAGCTGGCCTTGGGATCGTCGGCGTTTTGCGCAACCGCGCGCTCGAATTCGGCCTTGGCCTCCGCCGTGACGACGCCGCCCGCGCTGCCAACCAGCGCCTCACCGAGATCGGAGCGGCGTTCGGCGCTGTCGCCGGCATGTTGAATCGCGTTGCGGTAGGCCCGGATCGAGTCATCGAAGCGACCGAGCCGCGCCAGCACCGGCGCCAGCACGGTCCAGCCGCGACCGTCGGTCGGATTCTTCTCCAGATGCGCTTCGACCTGCGCCACCATGTTTTCGAGCGGCTGGCTGGCGTCCGCCATACGGGTGCGCGAGGCGAGCGGGAAATCACCGAGACGCGGCGATCCAACCGCGAGGTAGAACGTCACTG
This region includes:
- the ccmI gene encoding c-type cytochrome biogenesis protein CcmI, with amino-acid sequence MTLWFVFALMTVAAIFAVLWPLSRSSPAQPGGSEAVVYKDQLAEIDRDVAAGLIGSSEAEAARVEIGRRLLAAADGERNLPARANLGLRRASAVVALVGLPIAAVTFYLAVGSPRLGDFPLASRTRMADASQPLENMVAQVEAHLEKNPTDGRGWTVLAPVLARLGRFDDSIRAYRNAIQHAGDSAERRSDLGEALVGSAGGVVTAEAKAEFERAVAQNADDPKASYFLGLAAEQDGRKADAAAIWRAMLSKAPADAPWRPLIEAALTRVGAPVAPALSDDAMAAARDMNEAERGTMVRGMVDRLAARLKQDGSDVEGWLRLVRAYMVMGERDKATSARTEARQAVAGDTERLRQLNEGLKNLGLDG